CGTCGAGGATTTCGAGCCCGGCGCGCACCGCCCGCTCCGCATCATCACCATAGGCCAGGGGCCAGCCGAAGTAGGCCACAACTCCATCGCCCAGGTACTGCGCAACATGTCCATTGAAGGCGGCCACGGCGGCGGCCACGGTCTGCTGGTATAACTGCAACACCTCGCGATACTCCTCGACATCGAGGCGGCCCGACATTTCGGTCGATCCGACCATGTCGCAGAAGAGCACGGTGATCTGGCGGCGCTCGCCTTCCATCTCTGCGCCTGTGCGCCGCCCGCCATCCTCGTCGGGATCAAGCCGCGTTCCGCAACTGCTGCAGAACCTGGCGTTCGGCAGTACGACTGCGTGGCATTGCGCGCAATGAGCGATGCTGCTGGTCAATGCGGGCTCCCCCTTTCCGATCTCCTCTTTATTACCGTCAACCCGTCCGCGACAACCGTCACCCGTGCCACAATACCCGCCCGTGCTCCACCTTGAAGTTGGTGCGGACGCGGTAGCCCGGTGACTTGCTGGTCGGCGGCAATCCAAGCTCCTTGACGATCGGATGGCTATCAAGGTGCTTGAGTTTAATCTCGTAGAGATGAGTCAACGGATCGATTTCAGCCGGCGGACCAAAGAGCCCGTAGTCGGCGGTGGCGATTTCATGCAAGCACGCCGGCGCCAGGTTGCCCTTTTGGCGATCGCTGATTGCACGGAATTGTTTGTGAAAGATCTCCGTAACGCCCTCTCCCGACCAACTCTCGAGCAGGTAACCAACCTCACCCAGCCCGCCGACCAGATCCATAATCGAGACCAACGGATTCGGAGCCTGCTGCTTGCGTTTGATCCGGATCAGCCCCGGATGCATATCCCAAAACTGGTCGTTCAGATTGCCGCCGAAGGTGTCGAGGTCAAACGCCACCGGTTCCGGCGATGAGTTGATTTCAATCTTGCCGAAAGTCTTGGCGTAGCCGAACACCTCGCGGCCGCCCGTCATCGAGTTCGGGTTATCGACCCAAACAAAGGGCGAAAAGAGCGCCGGAAAGCTGGCGTCGGCGGTTTCGACAAGGACCGGCACGTGCAAAAGAACATTTTTCTCCTTTACACCCGGGCCTCCGACAACGCCCGAGACTTTTTTGATTGCGCCGAAAATCAGAATTATGTACGGATCGAGCGCACGACACTTGACCGCGCCGCCCGAGGGTTGATCGAATACCCTTTTGCACAGACGGTTCAGCGCTTTGAGGTCAGCCAAGATAGCGAAGACATAGAGATCCGCCCCGATACAAACGATCGGCGCCGCCGCGGTCATAATCGGACCGTACTGAATATATGGTATCATCGCCAGACTGAGACCATCTTGATTCTTGCGAGCATACCATGACTCAATCAAGTCAAAAATTGCTCGGCAGTCCTCTCCTTTTACTACAATAAAGGCGTTAAGTTGGATCGAACAATTGTTCAATTCGGGTGAACAAATGTCCCCCTGATGGATTTATTAACCCGCGGCGTGCAGACCGCAATCGAAAATCTGACCTCAGCGGGCGGCACTCCATGAAAATCCTGGTCCTCGGCGTGACCGGCCATATAGGCAGCGCCGTAACCCGCGAGTTGTTGACGCGGGGCCATGCGGTCACTGGCGTCGCCCGACGACCTCGCGCGCGCGCGAACCTTGACGGGCTTTCGATATCCTACGTGCGCGGCGATATAGACGATTTCTCGGCTGATCTTAATTCGTGGATGCGCGGCCACGACGCCGTCGTCGACGCGGCTGCGCCGTATCCAGTCGCGCTACCGCGCGATGCGAACGCCGCGGATCTCGTGCGCGACGCGACGACGCGCACGCAAAGATTACTGCGTGCAGCCCGACGCCATCGCGCGCCCATTGCCTACGTCAGCTCGTTCGGCACTCTGCCGCAGCGCCGCATCGGTTTGGACCGCTGGGCGACCGATCTGATGCAACGACTGCACCCCTATTTC
This sequence is a window from Candidatus Binataceae bacterium. Protein-coding genes within it:
- a CDS encoding acetoacetate decarboxylase family protein — its product is MIPYIQYGPIMTAAAPIVCIGADLYVFAILADLKALNRLCKRVFDQPSGGAVKCRALDPYIILIFGAIKKVSGVVGGPGVKEKNVLLHVPVLVETADASFPALFSPFVWVDNPNSMTGGREVFGYAKTFGKIEINSSPEPVAFDLDTFGGNLNDQFWDMHPGLIRIKRKQQAPNPLVSIMDLVGGLGEVGYLLESWSGEGVTEIFHKQFRAISDRQKGNLAPACLHEIATADYGLFGPPAEIDPLTHLYEIKLKHLDSHPIVKELGLPPTSKSPGYRVRTNFKVEHGRVLWHG